The proteins below are encoded in one region of Reichenbachiella sp. 5M10:
- a CDS encoding S8 family serine peptidase, translating into MYRLIGVVLLWGCMLDLLGQQKVVYVKIKEAAVAQGRIRNILSMDQLNNHEMVHSLVSLQVQSKIVTQARVTSTPKSKYLDGIYRLSVSQDGAEEFVQELQSYSNVVAVELEPQFEVLLVPNDEWIANQDYLQLIEAYEAWDITRGDEEIIIGVSDTGFDFEHEDMVDRAYVNSFDPINGVDDDGNGYIDDNRGWDFGDEDNDASYASNESVSHGAHVAGIVSATPNNSIGIAGVSYSSPYLPIKVAQSSNGEFHNAYESIIYAADMGCAVINLSWGGVFGYSEIAQSVINYAVLERNMAVVAAAGNTDAELDFYPASYDHVLSVGKSNAKDEKASNATWSYQIDLMAPGQAVLSTNIKDGYLSESGSSFSAPQVASTVALVKSVFPELNAIELMERVRMTADDIYAVGSNSQYWGQLGKGRLNVLRAVSEVQVASIRSFGMQYHSKFDGSIFAGDTVDVSLGFVNVLREVSGAGVEIVSESPYAEVVNPELVLGSMYSFDSINDVSVKVWVSPDAPADTRLSFRMNYFDAAGYEDFEYFHLYTAPPYVTIDNGQISQTIGANANLGYSEDVFQGGHGLNHNGVRVAYEMGIAIGNARDTLSNNITNSWVSHTRDQDFESIENIRPYESTEVDRYARGSFVDTGAETVQGLRIEQEFMLWTDEQQDGYMIQEYRVTNTLDKMRPGMSMGLYVDFGVGAVEDNFSEWNEEKKLGYCYSLVDGTLMTGVALLTGQPSVFRAIDLYDSEGEALDITEGFSDSLKYAYMINPKWTAGGTNGNDVAQLLTAQMGDLAPYSSQKVAFVTVFGYSLDELMANVEKAQVQYDAFLEQPQVSWIEQTCTGVPVSLENEKVLHIYSDSNGMDLVNSGVGLMLTGLDRDSMFYYTVQETGYTSDLYAMQVEVADPKVQFRSEPQEFYLGDTEQNKVQFVDETLSASSWSWDFGNGFYSAAKNPFTPFNTVGEYAVNLSIVTSQGCAASGARVFKVGERGEMPNVKDQMVCAGQSARITASNSESLRVYAHENDEVPVGEGSEWSTPMLDETTVYYVSSIETTNESVRVPVTIVVDPVQAAFEYSPDTTDWSGSEMIHLQDVSTGAEFYQWQIDGEDWGQQSVLVIDVSTKNQMEVVLEAKSSTGCTSVVSQRVEFATSTQPGINQNTRRTVCKGTRVFSQPLHGEYFVFYSDASLTHIVAKGSEAWLGPIESDTSFFITNVSDYHESNAVELELKRVVFDPVWSVMPEVMVLEQQSTAIFKVSSETKVVSYRWSIDDAVVGVSDQLVYTFFEEGEYLVAVSVSSELGCVDTLRRQYQVKTHDVLGLVDGKGFVIYPNPASDWLYLDAQLGDVNCFELFDVFGKKWDVSMNKDGKQWVVDVRTFRPGLYVYQFQIKGQEYRGLLSIN; encoded by the coding sequence GTGTATAGACTGATCGGTGTAGTGTTGCTTTGGGGCTGCATGTTGGACTTGTTGGGGCAGCAGAAGGTGGTATATGTCAAAATCAAGGAAGCGGCTGTAGCACAGGGGCGTATACGGAATATTCTCAGCATGGATCAGCTCAATAATCACGAGATGGTGCATTCGCTTGTTTCGCTACAGGTTCAATCCAAGATTGTGACACAAGCTAGGGTCACTTCGACCCCCAAGAGTAAATACCTAGACGGCATCTATCGGTTGAGCGTTTCACAAGATGGAGCTGAAGAGTTTGTCCAAGAGTTGCAGTCCTATAGCAACGTCGTGGCTGTAGAATTGGAACCGCAGTTTGAGGTACTTCTTGTTCCCAATGATGAATGGATAGCCAATCAAGATTATTTACAATTGATAGAGGCGTACGAGGCTTGGGATATCACGCGAGGAGACGAAGAGATAATCATCGGGGTGAGTGATACCGGCTTTGATTTTGAGCATGAGGATATGGTAGACCGAGCTTATGTCAATTCTTTTGACCCTATCAATGGTGTGGATGATGACGGTAATGGTTACATTGATGATAATCGTGGGTGGGACTTTGGAGATGAGGATAATGATGCGAGTTATGCCAGTAATGAATCTGTGTCTCACGGTGCGCATGTAGCGGGGATAGTTTCTGCTACGCCCAACAATAGCATAGGAATCGCAGGAGTGTCCTATAGTAGTCCATATTTGCCAATCAAAGTCGCTCAATCCTCGAATGGTGAGTTTCACAATGCGTACGAATCAATCATCTATGCTGCTGATATGGGATGTGCGGTGATCAATCTGTCATGGGGGGGAGTTTTTGGGTATTCTGAGATTGCTCAGTCCGTGATCAATTATGCCGTGTTGGAAAGAAATATGGCCGTAGTAGCTGCTGCGGGCAATACGGATGCAGAATTGGATTTTTATCCTGCGAGCTATGACCATGTGTTGTCAGTAGGTAAGAGCAACGCAAAAGATGAAAAAGCGAGCAATGCAACGTGGAGTTACCAAATTGACCTCATGGCTCCTGGTCAGGCTGTCCTGTCGACCAATATCAAAGATGGCTACCTCTCGGAGAGCGGGTCGTCTTTCTCTGCTCCGCAAGTGGCGTCTACGGTGGCTCTGGTTAAAAGTGTTTTTCCTGAATTGAATGCTATTGAGTTGATGGAGCGTGTCCGGATGACTGCTGATGATATCTACGCTGTTGGGAGTAATTCGCAGTATTGGGGGCAGTTAGGCAAGGGAAGACTCAATGTTTTACGTGCCGTCTCGGAGGTTCAAGTCGCTTCGATTCGTAGCTTTGGTATGCAGTACCATTCGAAATTTGACGGGAGCATATTTGCTGGAGATACGGTGGATGTTTCTCTTGGTTTTGTGAATGTACTGAGAGAGGTGTCTGGCGCAGGTGTAGAGATTGTGAGTGAGTCTCCTTATGCTGAGGTCGTCAATCCTGAACTGGTTTTGGGAAGTATGTACAGTTTTGATTCTATCAATGATGTAAGTGTAAAGGTGTGGGTGTCTCCGGATGCCCCTGCAGATACACGTTTGAGCTTTCGGATGAACTACTTCGATGCGGCAGGGTACGAAGACTTCGAGTACTTTCATTTGTACACGGCCCCTCCTTATGTGACGATTGATAATGGGCAAATTAGCCAAACGATTGGCGCTAATGCTAATTTGGGGTATAGTGAGGACGTGTTTCAAGGTGGGCATGGGTTGAATCATAATGGGGTCAGAGTGGCGTATGAAATGGGTATTGCGATAGGCAATGCGAGAGATACACTGTCCAATAACATCACCAATAGCTGGGTCTCTCATACTCGGGATCAAGATTTTGAATCTATCGAGAATATACGGCCTTATGAAAGTACGGAGGTGGATCGCTATGCCAGAGGATCCTTTGTGGATACAGGGGCTGAGACTGTTCAGGGCTTACGGATCGAACAAGAGTTTATGCTATGGACAGATGAGCAACAGGATGGTTATATGATACAGGAATACCGTGTGACCAATACCTTGGATAAGATGAGACCAGGTATGTCTATGGGGTTATATGTTGATTTTGGTGTTGGGGCTGTGGAGGATAATTTTTCCGAATGGAATGAGGAGAAGAAATTAGGCTATTGCTATAGCTTGGTAGATGGAACGCTAATGACTGGCGTGGCTTTGTTGACAGGACAACCGTCTGTGTTTCGAGCGATAGATCTATACGATAGTGAGGGGGAGGCGCTGGATATCACCGAAGGATTTAGCGATAGCTTGAAGTATGCTTATATGATAAATCCCAAATGGACTGCTGGAGGAACCAATGGAAACGATGTGGCACAGCTATTGACAGCTCAAATGGGAGATTTGGCTCCATATTCATCGCAGAAGGTTGCGTTTGTGACGGTGTTTGGGTACTCATTGGATGAATTGATGGCGAATGTTGAAAAGGCTCAAGTTCAATATGATGCTTTTTTGGAGCAGCCACAGGTCAGTTGGATTGAACAAACATGTACAGGAGTGCCTGTTTCTTTGGAAAATGAAAAGGTATTACACATCTATAGTGACTCTAATGGGATGGACTTGGTGAACTCGGGAGTAGGGTTGATGTTGACTGGTTTGGATCGAGATTCTATGTTTTACTATACGGTTCAGGAGACAGGGTATACCAGTGACCTGTATGCGATGCAGGTAGAGGTGGCGGATCCAAAGGTTCAGTTTAGGAGTGAGCCACAGGAATTTTACTTGGGAGATACGGAGCAAAACAAGGTCCAGTTTGTGGATGAGACTTTGTCTGCAAGTTCATGGTCGTGGGATTTTGGCAATGGCTTTTACTCGGCTGCCAAGAACCCTTTTACTCCTTTTAATACGGTTGGAGAGTATGCGGTGAATTTATCTATTGTCACGTCTCAAGGTTGTGCGGCATCTGGGGCTCGTGTCTTCAAGGTAGGAGAACGGGGAGAGATGCCAAATGTAAAGGATCAGATGGTGTGTGCTGGACAATCTGCGAGAATCACTGCTTCCAATTCTGAAAGTTTGCGGGTGTATGCTCATGAGAATGATGAAGTACCCGTGGGAGAAGGGAGTGAATGGAGTACGCCCATGTTGGATGAAACGACAGTATATTACGTGAGTTCGATCGAGACGACCAACGAAAGTGTGAGGGTGCCGGTCACGATAGTTGTAGATCCTGTTCAGGCTGCTTTTGAGTACTCTCCTGACACGACCGATTGGTCTGGTAGTGAGATGATCCACTTGCAGGACGTGAGTACTGGAGCCGAGTTTTATCAATGGCAAATAGATGGGGAGGATTGGGGCCAACAGTCAGTACTGGTGATTGATGTGTCTACGAAGAATCAGATGGAAGTTGTACTGGAAGCAAAGAGTAGTACTGGGTGTACATCAGTAGTGAGTCAGCGAGTGGAGTTTGCTACTAGTACTCAGCCAGGGATCAACCAGAATACCCGGCGTACGGTCTGCAAAGGTACAAGGGTGTTTTCTCAGCCCTTGCACGGTGAGTATTTTGTATTCTACAGTGATGCGTCTCTCACGCATATTGTTGCAAAAGGGTCTGAGGCATGGCTTGGCCCAATCGAATCTGATACCTCTTTCTTCATTACCAATGTCAGCGATTATCATGAGAGCAACGCAGTAGAGCTGGAGTTGAAGCGTGTGGTTTTTGATCCAGTATGGTCTGTCATGCCAGAGGTCATGGTGTTGGAGCAGCAGTCTACTGCGATTTTTAAGGTTAGTTCAGAGACTAAAGTTGTATCATATCGGTGGTCGATAGATGATGCCGTGGTGGGAGTTTCAGATCAGTTGGTGTATACGTTTTTTGAGGAAGGAGAATATCTGGTGGCTGTGAGCGTATCGAGTGAGTTAGGTTGTGTGGATACATTGAGGAGACAGTATCAAGTAAAGACTCATGATGTCTTGGGACTGGTAGACGGTAAAGGCTTTGTGATTTACCCTAATCCAGCCAGTGATTGGCTCTACTTGGATGCACAGTTGGGAGATGTGAATTGTTTTGAATTGTTTGATGTCTTTGGGAAAAAGTGGGATGTGAGTATGAACAAGGACGGCAAACAATGGGTCGTGGATGTGCGTACTTTTCGTCCCGGCTTGTATGTTTATCAATTTCAGATAAAAGGCCAGGAGTACAGGGGGCTACTGTCTATCAATTAG
- the miaB gene encoding tRNA (N6-isopentenyl adenosine(37)-C2)-methylthiotransferase MiaB: MKGLISDLDILSGEEQKQEEVRITKDEGNTGKKKLYIESYGCQMNFSDSEIVSSIMKEQGYTTTASIEDADVTFLNTCSIREKAEQTVRNRLNHINAHKKKRPEMVVGVLGCMAERLKSKFLEEEKIVDLVVGPDAYRDLPNLLGDVDSGQKAVNTFLSREETYADISPVRLNSNGVTAFISIMRGCDNMCSFCVVPFTRGRERSRDPYSIVREAQDLFDKGYREVTLLGQNVDSYKWSAEQNNKAKLEKSDIQEVINFANLLEMVAKVDPKLRVRFSTSHPKDITDEVLYTMKEYDNICKYIHLPVQSGNSRILDLMNRTYDREWYINRVDKIKEILGEDCGLSSDMITGFCSETEEEHQDTLSLMRYVKYDLSYMFFYSERPGTLAEKKFEDDIPLEVKKRRLNEIIELQNECSRETNRRDVGKEYEVLIEGISKKSDQQLFGRTTTNKVVIFDKGSHKKGEYVHVKINDSTTGTLFGTLIENE; this comes from the coding sequence ATGAAAGGACTGATCAGTGATTTAGACATTCTAAGTGGCGAAGAACAGAAGCAAGAAGAGGTACGCATCACTAAAGACGAAGGGAATACTGGCAAGAAGAAGCTATACATCGAGAGCTACGGCTGCCAAATGAACTTCTCTGACAGTGAGATCGTGTCTTCTATCATGAAGGAACAGGGCTACACTACCACTGCTTCTATAGAAGATGCCGATGTTACTTTCCTCAATACCTGTTCGATCCGTGAGAAAGCTGAGCAAACTGTCCGAAACAGGCTCAATCACATCAATGCGCACAAGAAAAAACGCCCAGAAATGGTCGTAGGTGTGCTCGGATGTATGGCAGAGCGACTCAAGTCCAAATTTCTCGAAGAAGAAAAAATTGTGGATCTCGTCGTAGGTCCTGACGCGTATCGCGACCTACCCAATTTGCTAGGAGATGTAGACTCTGGTCAAAAAGCAGTCAATACTTTCCTCTCAAGAGAAGAAACCTACGCAGACATCAGTCCTGTCCGCCTCAATTCCAACGGAGTGACTGCCTTCATCTCAATCATGCGTGGCTGTGACAACATGTGTTCATTTTGTGTTGTTCCCTTCACCCGAGGCAGAGAGAGAAGCCGTGACCCGTACTCAATTGTACGTGAAGCTCAAGACCTCTTTGACAAAGGGTACAGAGAAGTCACTTTGCTCGGCCAAAATGTAGACTCCTACAAATGGTCTGCTGAACAAAACAATAAAGCCAAGCTAGAAAAATCAGACATCCAAGAGGTCATCAATTTTGCCAACCTCCTCGAAATGGTAGCCAAAGTAGACCCCAAGCTTCGGGTCAGGTTCTCCACTTCGCACCCCAAAGACATCACAGATGAGGTACTGTATACCATGAAGGAATACGACAACATCTGCAAATACATCCACCTGCCCGTTCAGAGTGGAAACTCTAGAATTCTCGACTTGATGAACCGTACATACGACCGTGAGTGGTACATCAATCGCGTAGACAAAATCAAAGAAATACTAGGAGAAGACTGTGGACTATCAAGTGACATGATCACAGGATTTTGCTCAGAAACCGAAGAAGAACATCAAGACACTTTATCACTCATGAGGTACGTCAAATACGACCTATCTTACATGTTCTTCTACTCCGAAAGACCTGGGACACTTGCAGAGAAGAAGTTTGAGGATGACATTCCATTGGAAGTCAAAAAACGTCGACTCAACGAAATCATAGAGCTCCAAAATGAATGTTCGCGTGAAACCAACCGCAGAGATGTAGGCAAAGAATATGAAGTACTCATCGAAGGCATTTCCAAAAAATCTGACCAGCAACTCTTTGGACGAACCACCACCAACAAAGTGGTGATTTTCGATAAAGGTTCCCACAAAAAAGGTGAGTATGTTCACGTCAAAATCAACGACAGTACTACTGGCACTCTATTTGGCACCCTAATCGAAAACGAATAA
- a CDS encoding sigma-54-dependent Fis family transcriptional regulator, which produces MKESDIQSIKQRFGIIGNSPLLNQAINVAAQVAATDMSVLITGESGSGKESFSKIIHSLSKRKHGQFIAINCGAIPEGTIDSELFGHEKGSFTGAHEARKGYFEVTDGGTIFLDEIGEMPIGTQARLLRVLENGEFIKVGSSKVLKTNVRVIAATNVNLLGAVQNKKFREDLYYRLNTVPIYVPPLRERGSDIELLFRKFAYDFGEQYHVEPIKLTQDAKDLVNKFRFPGNIRQLKNIVEQISVLELERTLDAAKLASYLPMDNSYLPATIDKKESNTGKDSGFSERDILYKILFDMKNDVTELKKLIHDMLNNEATNTEILKEHRSLFQNMEIVDEDFHDKPKPKRSEEPILISSSSNTNLSTYELDKIEDIAHETEDDDSLSLEKKEKEMIIKALRKNKNKRKYAAQDLGISERTLYRKIKQYELED; this is translated from the coding sequence TTGAAAGAATCTGACATCCAATCCATCAAGCAGCGATTTGGTATCATCGGCAATTCGCCTTTGCTCAACCAAGCGATCAATGTAGCCGCACAAGTAGCTGCTACTGACATGAGTGTATTGATCACTGGTGAAAGCGGTAGTGGCAAGGAATCCTTTTCCAAAATCATTCATTCGCTGAGCAAGCGAAAGCACGGACAATTTATAGCCATCAACTGTGGAGCTATCCCAGAAGGCACCATTGATTCAGAACTCTTTGGACACGAAAAAGGATCCTTTACTGGAGCGCACGAGGCTCGCAAAGGCTACTTTGAGGTGACAGATGGCGGAACAATCTTTCTCGACGAGATTGGCGAAATGCCCATCGGCACACAAGCACGTCTACTACGCGTGTTAGAAAATGGAGAATTCATCAAGGTGGGTTCATCCAAAGTACTCAAAACCAATGTACGCGTCATTGCTGCCACCAACGTCAATCTACTCGGAGCTGTACAAAACAAAAAATTCAGAGAGGATCTATACTACAGACTCAATACTGTACCTATTTATGTCCCACCGTTGAGAGAGCGAGGATCAGATATCGAACTTTTGTTTCGCAAATTCGCCTATGATTTTGGAGAGCAATACCACGTCGAACCAATCAAATTGACTCAAGACGCTAAGGATCTAGTCAACAAGTTTCGTTTTCCTGGCAACATACGCCAACTCAAAAACATCGTAGAGCAGATCTCTGTCCTAGAACTAGAGCGCACCTTGGACGCGGCAAAACTTGCTTCGTACCTCCCGATGGACAATTCTTACTTGCCTGCTACTATTGACAAAAAAGAATCCAACACAGGCAAAGACAGTGGTTTTTCAGAACGAGACATCTTGTACAAGATCCTATTTGATATGAAAAATGATGTCACAGAGTTGAAGAAATTGATTCATGACATGCTCAACAACGAGGCAACCAATACAGAAATCCTCAAAGAACACAGGAGTTTATTTCAAAACATGGAAATCGTCGATGAAGATTTCCATGACAAACCGAAACCCAAACGCTCCGAAGAACCAATTTTGATCTCATCCTCTTCCAATACCAATCTATCCACCTACGAATTGGATAAAATCGAAGACATTGCCCATGAGACCGAAGATGACGATTCTCTTTCGCTAGAAAAAAAAGAAAAAGAAATGATCATAAAGGCCCTGCGAAAAAACAAGAACAAAAGAAAGTATGCTGCTCAAGACCTAGGCATTTCGGAAAGAACACTCTACAGAAAAATCAAACAATATGAACTGGAAGATTAA
- the lptE gene encoding LPS assembly lipoprotein LptE, producing the protein MNWKINVILLVLGCALHTSCGVYSFTGASISADVKTISIPTFYNNAPLGPSNMSITFTEMVRDYYIQNTNLVLVDSDGDLQLEGSITNYTLSPVAVSAAEDDSNIDLTSLTRLTIFVNAAYVNTKDDTFDFDKTFSFFIDFDQDSQDLSSNEDQFVEEIFDQIILDIFNSSVANW; encoded by the coding sequence ATGAACTGGAAGATTAATGTGATCCTACTTGTGCTAGGATGTGCACTCCACACCTCCTGTGGGGTCTACTCCTTCACTGGAGCCTCCATCTCGGCAGATGTCAAAACGATATCTATCCCTACGTTTTACAACAACGCTCCTTTGGGTCCGTCCAATATGAGTATCACTTTCACAGAGATGGTCCGTGACTACTATATCCAAAACACCAACTTGGTACTCGTGGATTCAGACGGTGATCTTCAGCTCGAAGGCAGCATCACCAACTATACCCTCTCCCCTGTCGCAGTATCAGCTGCTGAAGACGACAGCAACATTGACCTCACTAGCTTGACGCGACTCACGATTTTCGTCAACGCAGCATATGTCAACACAAAAGACGATACCTTTGATTTTGACAAGACCTTTTCATTCTTCATAGACTTTGATCAGGACAGTCAAGACTTGTCATCAAACGAAGATCAATTTGTCGAAGAAATCTTCGATCAAATCATTCTGGATATATTTAACAGCTCTGTGGCTAATTGGTAA
- the secG gene encoding preprotein translocase subunit SecG yields the protein MFATVITLIVIVAIILILVILAQNSKGGGLTSQFGGSGTSQLMGVKKTGDLLEKMTWTLAIVLILLTMSTKFLIGSANDSNEFISPNVESAQEKAATPTLGIEEEQPAEALPGLEELPEEDAE from the coding sequence ATGTTTGCAACTGTTATTACATTGATTGTCATAGTGGCAATAATCCTCATCCTAGTCATCCTTGCACAAAACTCTAAAGGTGGCGGATTGACAAGTCAATTTGGTGGTTCGGGTACGTCTCAATTGATGGGAGTCAAAAAGACAGGCGACCTTTTGGAAAAAATGACATGGACATTGGCCATAGTACTGATCCTCTTGACTATGTCTACCAAATTTTTGATAGGCAGTGCAAACGACAGTAACGAATTCATCAGCCCTAACGTCGAAAGCGCACAAGAAAAGGCAGCTACTCCAACACTTGGTATCGAGGAGGAGCAACCTGCAGAAGCTCTCCCAGGGTTGGAAGAACTACCTGAAGAAGACGCCGAATAA
- the groES gene encoding co-chaperone GroES, with protein MSKVNFKPNEDRILVEPAAAEEKTASGIYIPDTAKEKPQEGVVVAVGEGTSDKPVTVKVGDKVLYGKYSGTEISLEGSEYLIMRNSDVFGTL; from the coding sequence ATGTCAAAAGTTAACTTTAAACCAAACGAGGACCGAATTTTGGTTGAACCTGCTGCTGCAGAAGAAAAAACTGCATCTGGAATCTACATTCCTGACACTGCCAAAGAAAAGCCACAAGAGGGCGTAGTAGTTGCTGTGGGTGAAGGAACAAGTGACAAGCCTGTGACAGTAAAGGTAGGAGACAAAGTTCTTTATGGTAAATACTCTGGAACAGAAATCTCTTTGGAGGGAAGTGAGTACCTCATCATGAGAAACTCAGACGTGTTCGGAACACTTTAA
- the groL gene encoding chaperonin GroEL (60 kDa chaperone family; promotes refolding of misfolded polypeptides especially under stressful conditions; forms two stacked rings of heptamers to form a barrel-shaped 14mer; ends can be capped by GroES; misfolded proteins enter the barrel where they are refolded when GroES binds) gives MAKDIFFNTDARDKLKKGVDLLADAVKVTLGPKGRNVILDKKFGAPTVTKDGVSVAKEIELSEPIENMGAQLVKEVASKTADDAGDGTTTATVLTQALFAHGIKNVAAGANPMDLKRGIDKAVSTVVENLKKQSKEIKSSEEVAQVATVSANNDAEIGQMIANAMDKVGKDGVITVEEAKGTETEVKTVEGMQFDRGYLSPYFVTNTEKMETELDNPYILIYDKKVSTMKELLPVLEATSQQGRPLLIIAEDVDGEALATLVVNKIRGSLKVAAVKAPGFGDRRKAMLEDIAILTGGTVISEERGYNLENATLEYLGTAEKINIDKDNTTIVNGAGKAEDIVARVNQIKQQMENTSSDYDKEKLQERLAKLSGGVAILYIGAATEVEMKEKKDRVDDALHATRAAVQEGIVAGGGVALIRAIESLDGLTLENEDQNTGVNIVRMGIEAPLRTIVSNAGGEPSVVVNKVREGKGDYGYNARTDVYEEMFKAGIIDPTKVTRLALENAASIASLLLTTEAAVADQPEEAGAPAMPPMGGGMGGMM, from the coding sequence ATGGCAAAGGACATTTTTTTCAACACTGACGCAAGAGACAAACTCAAAAAAGGCGTTGATCTACTCGCTGATGCAGTAAAAGTAACATTGGGACCTAAGGGTAGAAATGTAATACTTGACAAGAAATTTGGCGCTCCGACTGTCACCAAAGACGGTGTATCTGTAGCCAAAGAAATCGAGCTCAGCGAACCTATCGAAAACATGGGAGCTCAACTCGTCAAAGAAGTAGCTTCTAAAACGGCTGACGATGCTGGAGACGGTACGACTACAGCAACTGTACTGACTCAAGCTCTCTTTGCTCATGGAATCAAAAACGTAGCTGCAGGAGCCAACCCAATGGACCTCAAAAGAGGAATCGACAAAGCGGTCTCTACCGTAGTAGAAAACCTCAAGAAGCAGTCCAAAGAAATCAAAAGCTCGGAAGAAGTAGCTCAAGTAGCTACAGTATCTGCCAACAACGATGCAGAGATCGGTCAAATGATCGCCAATGCAATGGACAAAGTAGGTAAAGACGGTGTAATCACCGTAGAAGAAGCCAAAGGAACTGAAACAGAAGTCAAAACTGTAGAAGGTATGCAGTTTGACAGAGGGTACCTTTCTCCGTACTTTGTGACCAACACAGAGAAAATGGAAACAGAGCTAGACAATCCATACATTTTGATCTACGACAAGAAGGTCTCTACAATGAAGGAGTTGCTACCGGTACTCGAGGCTACTTCACAACAAGGACGACCGCTATTGATCATTGCAGAAGATGTAGATGGCGAAGCTCTCGCTACCTTGGTTGTCAACAAAATCAGAGGTTCACTCAAAGTAGCAGCTGTCAAAGCTCCTGGTTTCGGTGACCGTAGAAAAGCTATGTTGGAAGACATCGCGATCTTGACAGGTGGTACAGTAATCTCCGAAGAAAGAGGCTACAACCTAGAAAATGCTACCTTGGAGTACCTCGGTACTGCTGAGAAAATCAACATCGACAAGGACAACACTACTATCGTCAATGGTGCTGGAAAAGCAGAAGACATCGTCGCAAGAGTCAACCAAATCAAGCAGCAAATGGAAAACACTTCGTCTGACTATGACAAAGAAAAACTCCAGGAGCGCTTGGCAAAGTTGTCAGGTGGTGTAGCCATCCTATATATCGGTGCTGCGACTGAGGTCGAAATGAAAGAAAAGAAGGACAGAGTAGACGATGCTCTCCACGCGACTAGAGCTGCTGTACAAGAAGGTATCGTAGCTGGTGGTGGTGTAGCACTTATCAGAGCGATCGAATCTCTCGATGGTTTGACTTTGGAAAACGAAGATCAAAACACAGGGGTCAACATCGTAAGAATGGGTATCGAAGCTCCTCTCCGAACGATCGTTAGCAATGCTGGCGGTGAGCCTTCTGTAGTTGTCAACAAAGTAAGAGAAGGCAAAGGAGACTATGGATACAACGCGAGAACAGACGTCTATGAAGAGATGTTCAAAGCAGGTATCATCGATCCTACTAAAGTGACTCGTTTGGCTTTAGAAAATGCTGCTTCTATCGCATCATTGCTCTTGACCACTGAAGCTGCCGTAGCAGATCAGCCAGAAGAAGCAGGTGCTCCAGCTATGCCTCCAATGGGTGGCGGCATGGGCGGCATGATGTAA